Part of the Kitasatospora sp. NBC_01266 genome, GAAGCCGGCCTGATCGACCTGCCCGTCGTCCGCCGCGCCCTGCGCACCGCCGCCGACCCCTACGCCGACCTGCCGCCGGGCGCCCTGGACGGCCTGGCCGACCTGGTCGCGGTGGAACTCTGGCTGCGCCGCTTCGAGTCCCGCCGCCACGGCTCCTGCTGGAGCGGCCTGCCCCTGCCCCAACGCCAGGCGGTGGCGGCAGCGCGGTTCGGCTGAGCCTGCGCGGGATCCACCGGTTCTGGACGGATCATGACCTGACTGCCCCTCACTCCGCTGGAGACCCCGCAGGTGACCACCACCGAGCCCCACCCCCTGCCCGTCACCACCACCCCACCCGGCCCCCCACTCCCCCCGGGCATCCTGGCCGCCTGCGACGGCTCCGACGGCTCCCTCTGGGCCCTGCACCGCGCCATGTCCGAGGCCGAGCGCTACGCCCTGCCGCTCTACGTCCTCGGCGTGGTCAACCCGTCCCCCGGCGGCTACCCCCCGGGCATGGCCGAGCTGGTCCAGGAGAGCATCGAACGGTTGAGCAGCAGCATGGCCGACGGCCTGCGGCGCGCGGTCTCGACGGTGGAGCGGGCCCGGCGCGCGCCGTTCGCCGGCGAGCGCCTGTCGCTGCACGTGGCGCTCGGGCAGGTGGTGGAGGTGCTCCTGGCGGCGACGGTGGGGCAGCACACCCTGGTGATCGGTACCCGGGGGAACGGGGGCTTCTCGCGGCTGCTGCTGGGGTCGGTGAGCACGGCGGCGGTGCACCACGCGGCGTGCCCGGTGCTGGTGGTGCCGGCGCCGGTGGCGGGAGCGGGGGGATGAGGGGGCGGCGGAGTGACGCCTCGTCTCCTGGCTGTCAGAAGATATCGATGCTCACGATGTCGCCCCCGCCCGGCCAGTCGCCGCGGCTGCCGCCAGGAGACATCACCGTCACCGAGAATCGTGGATCCGAGGATCGGAAGGCGACAGTGTCCCCTTGTGCAACAATTTTCATGTCCGCCAGACGGTAGTGTTCGGAAAGGATTTTCTGGACACTTCCCCAGGTTGTGTATCTGGCGAGCGCGATATTGTGGGCAGCTCTCCACTCATCGATCAGATCCTGCTGCTGCGCCAGCCGGTGGACCTCGATCAGGATGCTGTTGCAGGCCCAGTCTGGGTGACTGCCAAAGGACAGTTCAATCAATCCGTAGTCACGCCTGAGATAGCCGGTGCCCGTTTCGTCGACCTCCTCCGCGAACGGAATACGGAGAGCTTGGTCAACGTCGCGGAGGCTGCTGCCGAGTCGAATGCCGACGATGGTCCCGGTGGCAATCGCTTCTGCCAGAAAGCTTTCCGTATCCATCATCCCAGGGTCATCGCGGCATCAAACAGATCTTGCATCTATTGACCGTGGCTCTCGTTGTGGTCCCGGTTGTGCGCAAGCATTTAATCACGTGCGGACGAGGCTTTAAGAATAAGGGCGACTTGGCGGACTAATTCGATGAGGTCCGCTTCCGACGGATCCGACCTCTCTCAGGGCAGGATCTATCGGGTATTCCTCCAGTGCATAGAAAATATCGTCCAGGCCACGCGCCAGTTGCCCGTGGGTTCGCTCATCCCTTCACGAAAAGACCTCCTGGGATGTCCCCTGCAAGAAGCGCCCGCATGAGGTCAGGCTGTTTGGCGGTGAACGACCCCGGCGGGACAGCTGCCGGTGATGCCATGGAACGGGTTGCCGGACCGAGCTCGGTGGGATCGTCCAATGGCATCGGTGTCTCCGGTTCCGGGAGAATGTGGCATCAAGTGGATGTTCGAACGGTGTTGAATCGGATGATCGGACCGTCTTCGGTCTCTGCTACGGATAGCGCAAATTCGATTTCAGGGAATCTCTCGCCCAGTCGCGTGCGCCAGCATTGTGCAATGGAGTCGGCAATCGAGCGAGCTGCCAGCAGGTCCTCGGCGGATCCACGGTACCCAATGAGCTGCCATAGCCTCAGTTGATTCAGAGTGGCCTCGATCCGAGTGCGATCACCGGACAGTGTCTTCCACCAGAGGTCAAAGTTTTGCTGTTCGAAGCAGCGATCCCAGATGACACAGCCTTCGACGAGAATGAAATCCGGGGTGAACACCTCCGAGATGGAGATCCAGTCGCCGAGGGTGAATTTTGTGGAGATAAAGTCGAATGAATCCAGGTCTCCGCCGGCTGAGTCGATCCAGGAGGATACTTCTGAATAGTCCCGGGCTTTCAATGTCAGCTCCAGTAAATTTCCTCGTCGGGCCTGATTGGGCGGGGCATCTTGTCCCATCTGGGGAACTCTTGCCCGGTCTTGGGGTTGCGATTTATGTGCATTTCTAGGGCATGTGGTGCAGGTATTCCTGCGTGCGGTGCAGAAGCCGGGTCTATGTCGACACGCTTGTACAGCCGTCCCA contains:
- a CDS encoding universal stress protein — translated: MTTTEPHPLPVTTTPPGPPLPPGILAACDGSDGSLWALHRAMSEAERYALPLYVLGVVNPSPGGYPPGMAELVQESIERLSSSMADGLRRAVSTVERARRAPFAGERLSLHVALGQVVEVLLAATVGQHTLVIGTRGNGGFSRLLLGSVSTAAVHHAACPVLVVPAPVAGAGG